From Longimicrobiaceae bacterium:
CGGGCACCTCCTACGGGTCGCACCTCGTGGTGGACCTGCTGGACGCGCGCGGCCCCACCAACGTGGAGCTGCTGTGGCCCTTCGCGCACGCCGAATCGTACGCCATCGCCCCCGTCTTCCCCACGGTGCCCTTCGAGACGGGCGGCGGCGCCGTCCACGCCGCGCTGAGCCTGCTGGACCCGCACATCCTCAAGTTCCTGTTCTGGCAGACGTGCGTGGGCGCCGTGTTCGCCGCGTTCCTCTTCGCCGCCGGCTGGCTCGTCCGCCGCCTCCACCGCCCTCCGCCCCCGCTCCTCGCCGACGGTACGGAGGATCGGCGCGGGAGGGAGAGGCGGAAGCGGGGCGAGGTTCCGGCTCGGTGAGTTGATGGCGGTGGACGGCCCCAGCCCCAAAA
This genomic window contains:
- a CDS encoding metal-dependent hydrolase, whose product is MSFPPTHMLIGAGTGDLVSAAVPGPKRWHVWLAAGMLGALPDVDIVVGLATGRGGTLHGTFTHSITAAVVVALAAWFMGGWRWGLIAGTSYGSHLVVDLLDARGPTNVELLWPFAHAESYAIAPVFPTVPFETGGGAVHAALSLLDPHILKFLFWQTCVGAVFAAFLFAAGWLVRRLHRPPPPLLADGTEDRRGRERRKRGEVPAR